A genomic window from Ruminiclostridium cellulolyticum H10 includes:
- the rd gene encoding rubredoxin, whose protein sequence is MDKYVCTVCSYVYDPEEGDPDGGIAPGTAFEDIPEDWVCPLCGVGKDMFEKQ, encoded by the coding sequence ATGGATAAATACGTTTGTACAGTATGCAGTTATGTTTATGACCCAGAAGAAGGGGACCCCGATGGTGGAATTGCACCGGGAACAGCTTTTGAAGATATACCCGAGGATTGGGTTTGTCCACTTTGCGGAGTAGGCAAGGACATGTTTGAAAAACAATAA
- a CDS encoding LiaF transmembrane domain-containing protein: MNNRHRGTMVVGVVLILLGVLFLLSNFGIFQIYFDIFDIGFLFSNLWPMFLIIPGIIFHYSYFTAKTPDAGLLVPGGILLVTGLTCQISMLFNLWAYMWPGFILAVAVGLFELYIFGTREKGLLIPVFILGGLSLIFFTFSLGNSWVLRTYLVPLILILGGILIVSRNRRI; this comes from the coding sequence ATGAATAATAGGCACAGAGGCACAATGGTTGTAGGAGTGGTGCTGATATTATTAGGAGTACTTTTTCTACTCAGCAATTTCGGTATATTTCAGATTTATTTTGATATCTTTGATATAGGTTTTCTTTTTTCAAATTTATGGCCTATGTTTCTCATAATTCCTGGAATTATTTTTCATTACTCATATTTTACTGCAAAAACCCCGGATGCCGGACTGTTGGTGCCGGGAGGCATTTTACTGGTAACTGGTCTCACTTGTCAGATTTCAATGCTGTTCAATTTATGGGCCTATATGTGGCCGGGCTTTATACTTGCGGTAGCAGTAGGACTCTTTGAACTTTACATTTTTGGTACGAGAGAAAAGGGGCTTTTGATTCCCGTATTTATTCTGGGAGGGTTATCACTTATTTTCTTTACTTTCTCTCTTGGAAATTCTTGGGTACTAAGAACCTACCTTGTACCGCTTATACTTATTCTGGGAGGAATATTGATAGTATCAAGAAATAGAAGAATTTAG
- the yyaC gene encoding spore protease YyaC translates to MNSGSNVKNLKYIDSNNVTAMLTFSDALYQTFTYCKTEGYRDIVIVCIGTDRSTGDSLGPIIGYKLRGMNYSNVHVYGDLESPVHAKNLEDTIGTIYKRYEKPFLIAVDASLGRTEHVGFISVGKGSIRPGSALNKELEPIGHMHVTGIVNAGGFMEFMILQNTRLGTVMKIADIVAAGIKYVMWKVSREDMLSENEIIRAE, encoded by the coding sequence ATGAATTCAGGCAGCAACGTTAAAAATTTAAAATACATTGACTCTAATAATGTAACTGCAATGTTGACTTTCTCCGATGCTCTGTACCAGACATTCACATATTGTAAAACAGAAGGGTACCGGGACATCGTAATTGTATGTATCGGAACAGACAGATCAACTGGGGACAGCCTGGGGCCGATTATCGGCTACAAACTCAGAGGAATGAATTACAGTAATGTACATGTATACGGCGACTTGGAAAGTCCAGTACATGCAAAGAACCTCGAGGATACAATCGGAACTATATATAAAAGGTATGAAAAACCTTTTCTGATTGCCGTTGATGCATCCTTAGGAAGGACTGAGCATGTAGGTTTCATTTCTGTCGGAAAGGGCTCTATAAGACCGGGTTCTGCATTGAACAAGGAACTTGAACCTATAGGGCATATGCACGTTACTGGGATTGTAAATGCCGGTGGTTTTATGGAATTTATGATTCTTCAGAATACCAGACTTGGCACAGTAATGAAGATAGCTGATATTGTGGCAGCCGGGATTAAATATGTTATGTGGAAGGTGTCAAGGGAAGATATGTTGTCAGAGAATGAGATTATAAGAGCAGAATAG